The window ttaatatttattgcaCATTAGAACAATACAAATATATGCAGATATATACAGATATATGTAGAATATCTGTATCTATATCAATAATgatattcattttttaaaattaatacagGTACATAAATTATATGGCACAATAATTTAATACTAAACATCAAATATTTTTTGATTTATATCTGAAGGACTATTGCTTAAGGAACAGATCGATTAaacatatttataataattatgaCCATTATATCCTCTGGAATTGATTTTGAAAGTAGAAATTATTGAATGTACTTAACGTTAGATAAATATAAATCTACCTTGTGCTTTGGTCTAAACTTTGGTAACTAGACACCACCATGGCTTACATTTGAATAACAATGTTTAACTGACAAACGTTTCAGAGATTATGGTTAAGATTTGTAACCGTTTGGATTATTTTGTTGCCAGTTCCATGTATCTATACCTACAAGTtgtaaaattaacaaaaatatcTTTCGTCACACTAAGAGTACCTAACTGCTTGTATAGCAACTTACACATATCATCTATATTTTTCGTGGCTTGCCAACCTAATTCCTTGTTAGCTATGCTAGCATCTGCATAACTGGCAGCTATATCTCCTGGTCTACGGTCAACTATTTTATACGGTATTTTTCGTCCTGATGCCTTTTCAAATGCATGTATAACTTCAAGTACAGAATAACCCTTTCCAGTGCCCAAATTGATTGCTTTAAATCCAGTTGGATTACGAGTTTTTTGATAAATCATTGCTTTTACATGGCCTGCTGCCAAATCCATAATATGAATATAATCACGGACTCCTATAAATTACATGCCATAAATCAATCTGTTTTTTGTTTCAGAAAAGCAATTTTATCAAGCCGTTTACCTGTTCCATCAGGGGTATCATAATCATTACCATAAACATATAGCATTTCCCTTTTTCCAACAGATACTTGAGCAATATATGGCattaaattatttggaattccaTTAGGATCTTCTCCTATTTGTCCAGAGGAATGAGCTCCAACTGGATTAAAATATCTTAGAGACACAATGGACCATGCCTAGAAACTCCTTTGTgacaaatatttaattatatcgTAAATGAAGAATAAAGGAAACATGGTACCTTATCTGAAATACACAGGTCTTTTAAAATTTCTTCGACCATGTATTTTGTCTTTCCATATGGATTCGTGCAATTTCCAGTATTCATATTTTCACCTAATGGTAGCTTTTCAGGGGTTCCATAAACAGTGGCACTACTTGAATAAATTAAGCGCTTTACATTATGCTCTATCATAACTTTTAACAAATTCAGTGTTCCACCAACATTTGTTTCATAATATTCTAGTGGTTTCTCGCAGGATTCACCCACAGCTTTCAAAGCAGCAAAATGTATGACACAATGAAAAGTATACTACAATACAAGTAATAATTTCAGATACATATTTCAATCAATGGTCAACTAAATTTTTAATTGTACCTCTTTAAATACATCTCGTAATTCGTTGATATTTGTTATATCACAAcgaataaatgtaatttttttgtttgttatttTTTCAACTCTCACCAGACATTCTGCTTTTGAATCATTATTTCCTACAAGTAAAAGATACAGCTATATTCCTATAATTTATTTCCTAGCTATGAAGAGAAATACATactatatatattaaatatatagctGCAGCTACAAATACTTATATAAAAAGAGCTTAATAGatgttaatataattttattttagtatCATACAGTATTACTAaatgatttttattataatcATAAACTCATAGGTCCTTATTTTCCTGTTACAATTAGATTTGTTACTCCTCACCTTTATAAGCATTACTAAAGTTGTCTATTACCACCACCTTAAAATCTGCTTGCAATAGTTCCAATACTGTGTGAGAACCAATGTAACCAGCACCACCCGTCACCAGTACATTCCAAGATTTGTTTGTCATTGTTTTTTCGTGctgttttaattattatttcgaaTATATTATTCTACAGTTATTGAActtctaatttaaaaaaaaaaaactaatatGTTAGAAACCATTTAGTGCTAAAGATGTGCTAATGCTACTTAAAATGCAAAGAAACAGCTCCATGGAAACTTTAAATGTCTATACAGGATTATTTCACGTTTTATGCATGAATTATATCAAATAATAAACATTcctgttttatttaaaataaaattctataaagTATAAGTTCTTACCAAGATACATTGATAATATTGTTCATATATAGAAATTACtacatattataaaatatataaaactacGTATACAATTTAATAGTAATAAGTAGAAAAATTACATATTATtagaagaaaaaataaatattatacctTAATGTTTGACACGTAAGCAATGAAGCACGCGTGATATCGGCAACAGGTATGCTATATTTATCGTCAAAGATTGATAAAAAGAATTGTATTCGATAATAAAATTATGTCATTCTGACACGTCATTATGTTCTTGACGTAATTTGATAAGCGGGAATGGTACTTGAAGTAGAAATAAATGCAAAAGTGTACATTTTTCATTAAGTGTTTTCAGGTTACAATTTTCTCGCGCGTTATTTAGCaacaaaaatttgaataaaCTATGTTATAACAATGTACCAATAGTTACACGTGTGTAAAATTTGGATATATACGAGTCATGTTATAgcgctatcaatatttttgatatttcattttaaaattcatatttcaatgcacgtatttgtaacaaataaattaattttgtatataatttgtttttctttgacGATTACACGACGTTCCTCCGTACTTCTTCTGATGGTTCATTCTTTTTCTCAGACTATTGTCAATATTATTCTTAATTCTCATGTTCCTATAGAAGAACTGTGCGAAAGATATTCTTGTCGTAATCGTTTATTTGAGGTTAGGTCGGTGAATATTTCCTCCTGCGTATCTTAGGATTGCTGATAATGGGTTGCATACATTTGTTACGTTGGTGAAAATTTtggaatcattctggaaaaattattttcgattgcaggggtcaattacagtcatttttggtcaataaacatactcccgaaatcctacccactttctagaaaaaaattcgaatagataagacaaattttttggcgaaattaaaatatttcaaataattctggaaaaattattttcggatgcgggagtcaattacagtcatttttggtcaatagacatacccccgaaatcctacccactttcgagaaaaaaattcgaatagataagacaaattttttggcgaaattaaaatatttcaaataattctggaaaaattattttcggatgcgggagtcaattacagtcatttttggtcaatagacatacccccgaaatcctacccactttcgagaaaaaaattcttttccgaaaatgtaATATGAGATTGGAAATGTTGCCCTGAAATTCCATGcgtatattttggaagattttaaaataaaaagaattttaaccTTAACATTCGTAATGAGGTTTATgtctaatcgacttagaattaaaagtCCGTTAGATACTAAAGAAATTCGTCGTTAATAGTGTCTCTGTTGATGTACACTGCCTAACGTGCGTCTCTTTGACTTGTGCCCCTCTATGTAACGCGTAAACACAGGTTTATCGGTGACGTTAAAAAGCTTTGGAAATGTTTCACGTTGTATCGGGTAATTAATCGTTTAATTCGCGGTTTAACATGAAATGCGGCCACCGAAATACCACACGATGTTAGAAATAGATCCCACAGTTTCaccttaaataatattattaattttcgatTGCATCGTCGAAAAAAATGGCTTCTGGTAAGAGCACCAGAGAGGTTTTGTTATCTCTTATCGATGACATCGAACTAATAACAAAGTAAGGCACAAATGAGCTACGAATATTCGAAATTATCGCGCCAAAtagtataattttattattgtgaACCTTGTATCGTTTTAGAGAAATGATAGAAAACACAATCGCTCAAAAGCTTTCAAAACTCTCGAGCGAGGAACACGCTCAGCTGACTGAATTATTGATTGCCAAAGACGACGAGTTAAAAGCGACTTTGAAACGTGCTGCCGAGCAagcgaaaattaatttaaaaatggaaGCTTTAAAAGTAGAGGTTGAAAGGCAGGATCAAGATATTCGGCAATTACAGCAGCAATTAAAAGAAGCTGAACAAATTCTAGCTACAGCTATTTATCAAGCAAAACAAAAGCTACAATCCATTGCTCGTGCCAATAAAAGGCCAGTTCCCTCAGAGGAACTGATTAAGTATGCACACAGAATAAGTGCATCAAATGCTATTTGTGCACCACTTACATGGCAACAAGGAGATCCTAGGAGACCATATCCCACGGGTGAATTTCTTCTACTTGTGTTTCTTGTCGATTTCTGCCTAAGCATCGAATAAGTCTGAGCATGCTTCTCATAGATATCGAAATGAGATTGGGATATCTTGGACGACTAAGTGATCTTCCTTTGAATGGACAGATGTTAGGTTCCCACCCTGGAATACCAGCAGATTTGCATAGAGCTGGGCATCCTGTGGGTGGTAAGTTGATAAAATCAATTCTATACCTTTGtattgaattttatttgtttggcagAAACACAAATCGATGTTGTTATTTTAGAACCACCAGTGTCACAGGCCAATCAATTTGCATGGCACCCTTCTGGTGAAATTCATATGTCAGTGAGTGGGCAAGGAAGTGTTGCTATGAACACTCATAAACAGGAAACAGAGGATGTAGAAGTTATGTCTACAGATTCTTCAAGTAGTTCCTCCAGTGACTCTCAATGATCACTGATTTATAATGCTAGAGTATGGACCAAGCTTTATTTACTTGTTATTAAAGAGAGAACTACATTTTCTACAAACTGGATTTTTCGAATGATAAATTTATTGTAGTGTATAGTGCTTTTTGTACTATTTCtgtatttttattgtaaaaacGTTACATGGATTTAAGAAGAATTTGCGGTAAAAAGTTGTGTAGCGATTGGTGGGTATAATACATTTCCGGATTCGtctaaaatacaaaataatgtTCTGTATCGAACGCGAATTATCAAACTGCAAAACGTGTGTTTTTTCTTACCGATTGCACTTCATTTTTGAAATTCGTTTTTTGAAATAGAATATTTTGCTCGGTAAACGTGAGTCCGAATAGCTCGCAATCTGCCCGAACTTTTTCTATGTCTTTATACAATAGAATCTCTTGTAATTTCAATCCCGGGAATGTCAATACTTTGCTATTATATCCTGAGCTCATTATTTGCAATGCTGTTCTGAAATGTTCGTTAATGcgcgatattttttaattatcattCAAATCCGACATTTGCGCTTGAAAATATGACAAAATCGACATACTTTCTTATGATTTGTAAGTTGGTTATAGCCGCACAGGCAAGCAAGGGAGAAAGTTGTTGAATCAACGAGCAAACACGCGCGTAATTTTTTAAGTACCAGGCGAACGATATTTTCATTGATAATTGAACGTCCGACGATTTTCTAGAAAAACGATGAAAACGATAATCTTgaaaaacaaaatattaatcacgccACTTATATACCTTAAATTGCTCGGGAGATTTAATGCTCTTCTTAAAGCTTCAACATTACCCATATTTAAAAGAATGTACAATGCTTCCATTTGCTGACGATTATCATTCAAGCTCAACTTCTCCATACATCTATCAAGTTCTAGGCAATCTCCTTTGTCGTTCAAATCATTGTCATCATATAGGACTAGCAGATGAGTTATGCATTCAGAAAGGTGTTGGTAGTTTATTTTTGGATTAAATTCGTAGATACTTCGATCGCATAATCTGCAATTGTTTCTCGACGTGTTCTGTACTGTATCATGTACTCTTCATCCTGCATGACTCTGAATAAAAAATATGGCCGTACCTTTGCGCAGAATAAACTAAAAATCGAACGATCAGTTCGAAGATCCGAATACTCGTAAAAATATCAATCCTTTGAATCGCAACGTCTTGTCTGACCGCTCTCAAACGGTCGAAGATAAAATCGTATACTATTATCCAATCGACGTCGGATCGCGTAGCTATTCTGAAATACGCCGCTGAGTTCTATCGAGAGCGATGTAAATCCACGTATCGTAAGAAGAAATCATGATTTTAAACACACCTGGTGAACAAGTATCTAATCGTTGATAGCAACACGGGTGCAGGACGCAGTTGATCGGGATCGGTCATAACTAACCCGGCAGCTGGACGACCAAAACATTTTACAGTTTTCATCGGATCGGCCTTCGGTCGTTTATTCGCCTTCGTGCTCTCGTCGATTTCGAATCTATGTAGCAAACCTTCTTTCTCTCTCCTTCGTTCACAAAAGGATCAATGTTAAAAGGGACTTACTACGATTCTGTATCTATATTTCTCAAAATGATTGCCAAGAATTGAAGATATAATTATTAACACAGCTGTGACTTACATCCAACGTTCCTTCTCTGGGCACATTAACAAACACGTTCCTTGTATAATATCAGTCATTTTGTAATGTTCGATAAGTCGGTGCTTACACTGTCAAATAACAAAAGACGGTTGTGCATGAACGTGCCAAAGTATGTGCACGCTTTGGCTCTTTGCAACGAATTTTACGTTGACAGGAATTGACTAACTTCATGCATATTGGTATCGTCTAGTAAAAGAGTGAACTTGGTTTACGAATGTCCACCATGTGATAAATATGTTTACACGCGTGCACGAGGTTTTGAAAAAGTGAATACATGTCATATGTGTCCAATTAATCTTGTCGTCGGTAAATGCATCTTCTCTTGTTCGATGAAACTTTAGCTGTCGCATGTTATTTAAACTTTGTACcgtatttatataataatcgtTTTGTACTATAACCTATAACTGTTAGGTTATTAATTTAATCAACAGATTACTTATGAAATATGTATCATTTTTGCCCATTATGGTTTAGGTCCAGTAGGCATTCTCCAatgtattttgtaaatattggTTCAATTAAAGGTTGGTAatctattataaaattaaaatatcgtaGTGTCGCCCATGAGCATTATGTAATATgtagtttcattttttttatatatatacatagcTTCAAGCATAATttgtatataaatttattaataaccaCAGACGAGATTTGGGGATACCTTTATCGACTACGATGGTTGGGTTGCACGTGGTTTCCGGGGtaactattttttaatatagaGTGCGCTTTAAACCCATTAATTAACGCGATCGGTACTTCAGTTTCATAGGATGCTAAACTTGTCCTATACTACTCGTCTGTGACGAAACAACTCGTTCTACTGCAGTATTTCCTCACAGATTTCAAAAGCAAAAGATAAAACATTCACACGTTCTTGCAAtgtgaagtttttttttttcattatctcAATATATGGAATATAACGTATATGCCTTACGAGCGCGCGTAATAATCTTTACGAAAGCGGTATATTCCTATTTAGCATTTCCTGTGCTGCGTCGCAGGTTTAAAACTTCCATAAACTAATAAATTACATTTCCAATtacgtgttttttttttctttttagaaaACGAGGCATTAATTTTCTCGAGATACAACGTGCACACACGAGCGAACGAACATACGTACCCACTTTGTTTGTTCATTAATATTAATTGCTGCACGGTAAGGAATTTGAAGCGTGTTTGTAACTTTACGAGAGTAAGTCCCTCTTTTGTAATTATGACCTTCATCGTGTTCTTTCTGTTTGCTCGTTATAGTGTGGGCAATTTCGATTGTCGAGGATATCTTAAACCGCAGGTAACTACAATGTAAGTAATCGCAGGTAAGACAATGATCTCCTCGGGTCTCTGCGAAGAACACTTTTCTGAAAGTGAGAAGATAACAcgcgtatgtatatgtataccatGCATACGGTATAACGATGGAGGAGGAGTCACCGAAAGTGATCGAGGGGAACGTTCTTGCGCGTCCTTGTGGTTTGTACGATACTTGTTGCGTTGTCATCTTCGTCGACACCGTTATTGCGTGAAGGTTGATGATCTTACGTAAACTTTCGTGCGTCCTTTTCTATTTTCTTTAGCCTCTGGTCCTATCACCGACGAGTTACTTTACTCCTCTCGCCGTTTATATTTGTATTTCTTTTCGTCCCACGCTGCGATCCAGAATTCTTGTCTAGACTATTTTTTACTATTCGAATCGACAAACATTCTGGATGATTCCGAAACTCGTTTGACGAGTACGTTTTCTTGAAAGTGAATCCTGCGTGTTGCACGGTTTCGCTTCCATTCCACCACAAGCAAGCCTCGCATTGACGAGCTCCGACGTTTATTTTATTCtaatctttttttcttttcgtttcgtcGTACTCGTGGCAATTCTCCTTGTAAAAAGGAGAAACTAGTTCCGGTGTTAAGCAAATTCATCTTCGTTCGACCGACTTCTCTACGCAATCGGAGAGCAGCGTGCTCGCGTATGCCCATGTAAGGCAGACCGGGGTCGAAAGTAACAGTTTGACTTTGGAACATGTTCGGAAGAATTGCGACTCGGTTTGAAGCAGTTTGGAAATTATACGATGTTTAAGTACTCGGTTGAAACGAAATGGATCGCGTCATTCGATTTGCGTCAATCTCGACTAAATTTCGTTGCTTTACGCATGTTTTCGAAGGGATTTTTCGGTGATTCACGTTCTCGGGAAGACCTGAACGATCATCGTCGTTAATGTCTTCCTAATCCGCCGTAAACCGTTTCTCGTCACGCAATTCTATGTACGAGCTTATCGTACGCTTTCTGCAACAGCCGATGCGTGTCAGTGAATGTTTAAGTATGACACAGAAAACAATCGTCGACTTTtactccttttttttttcttttattttctactTTTAATCGTTTATTATCAGTTTCTCCACTTTACGTATAATGTAATGAGACTGAAAATTACAGTTTGCAGTCGTCGATTACTGATATCGGTAATTGCTAAGTGGATTACATTTTGCGCAACTACGGTTTCCTAGCTTCACGTGACTATCAGTCATGTAAACTGTTAGAAAGACGATTGTTAGATTGGATCCTCTGTAACCAACACTTATGTGTCTATAatgtattttacaatatttgacTAGTTGCTTTCGCTCCCTGTTACTTTTGACCCCGATCTAACCTGCTCATATTTTTCTGGAAACGCGTGAGAAACGAAAATTCGAACGCTGAAACGTTCCGACATAATACATAACGTTTCCTTTTGTACTACGATTTTATCATCGTCGATTACTGTAAACGAATCGTTGCTGCGCGTCGCTCCTACGATATCTGCGAcgaattttgtacaattttctCCGCGCGTTGTTCCATGACCTTTCCTCGTGCCCAAAATTTCTTCCAAACGCACGGAATTGCACAACGGTATTATGCTACCATCGAACATCGTAcgtgtaatttaaatattttttctccGTTTCCGCGAGATGATCTGATATCTATTCAAATGATTAAACGATAGCAAAAAATCTCATTGTTTCGATCGAGGCACGAGGATGTGTAATTACAAGCGATTACCGAGTGTCCGCTGGTGCTATACGCGTGCACAAATTATCCGTGTTTATAATAAACGTCGTACTTGGTTCGCGCGACTCTACATTAAATCGTAACTTTTAATCCACACGGTGGATTATTAATTATGCatgacaaaaattaaaaactagTAGGTACCGTGTCACGTGCAGTCTTGTACTACCGGAAAATCCGTGACACGTACGCCTGAACGTATCCTGCGTCAAGATTCTGCGAAAAAATCCATGTTCGATCGGCTTTAAGGACGCGTGGCAATTAACATTGCCGTTCGGCGATTGATGTCTCACGTTCCACGCTGTGGACGTCAGAATAAAATGATTCTCGTTATCTGAAATTATATGGACGAAACAGTATCGTACGATTAACTGACGAAGCGCTAATACTGGCTGTAAAACGAAATATTTCTTATCACGTTCCATTAGACGATACAGAAAGACCATTTGGCGGACTTataattgaaatattgataCCGTTTGCCAAGGACGTGCTAGCTGAAGCTGATGTAATCGAAGAATTAAtcgaattataatataaaacgtATAAATGGGGGGTATCCTGTCCGTTAAATCGAGATGTTACGGTATGATTTCATCGGAGACGAGTGAATCGTTCTTCCTCGTAGTCGAGTGTTTTCTACAATTCTATCGAGCATCGTTGTTTAAATATTTGTGTACTTATTTGAGGAATGTTTCTTTTCAGGATGAAATCGAGGCGTGCCCGTGTACGTTACGAAGACTACGGTCCGTGTCCTATCAGCGCCTAAATGGAAAATACAACCGTGAATGCATCGACGCGTCAGACACGTTCCTTGCGAAATTAAAATCGTACTTCGCCGGACGATAACTTCAACAACGTCAACGAAAACGTGTACGTTCGACGTTTCTGCGAGATGAAAAAGAACCACGAATGAAACGTTATTGTATTCGATCGAACGCCAGTCTCGTCGTACCGATTTTCCTTGTACCAAGCGAACCGGTGCGCAGCTTGTTGAAAGTTCCACGTGCGAGGAAAACCACCTCGGAATGTCATCGATACGGATTGACGCGATCGGGTACATTGGTGGGAATCCCCATACGTTCGCAGGGGGAAGCGCGAACGCGAACGGACGGAATACGTGCATGGTGGCGTTGCTCGTAACTCGTTCTGCACGCGTGTTAAAAAACTGGGTAAAGTGGTAAAGTAATAGGACCGTCGACGATTCGTGGGGTACGTGTGACCTCCAGGGAATTCCTGTATAGAGAGACGTACGGCGTTGCATTGGTTCAGTCTTCCTTAAAGCGTCGCTGATTTTACATACCTAGTCAGTACGCGCTAAGGACGAACACCGGTGCACGGAGGACGCGAGAAAAGAATAGCGGCACAAGAGAGACCGTCGATAGAACGAGCCGTATTCCGTCGTGACCGATTTTCTTTTCATCCTgcaactttcgtttctttcgcgacCAGCGACCGGCGGCACCATATTACGCGCGCAACGCAACGAGGGATTGTGACACTCGTCGACAGCCGCACGGTGGAAACAGCGGAATTTCAGTTTCACCGGTGTCGATCGCGAGAACAAATTTTCAAGATCGAGCGCGCCCGATTTCTAACTATACCCAACTATCGGTACAGAGGATTCGTGGCTTCTTTCTTCGAACATCCAACGAGACACCCGGTTCTGATTCGAGGGGTTGACGTCGTCGTTGCGGCACGTTTGTTATCGTCGCGCACACTGCTGTCGGATTGCGTCCAAATTTTAAATTCATCGTCTGTCGGAGATTTTCTCGCTGTACACAGATTAGATAAGGAGAAAACACGTCGCATCTGTTCCCAGCTATTTGTCAAACCTATTTGCCCAACGCGTCGCGTGCACGATACCTGTGCAATTTTCTACGTCGATGAATAATTTTCACCGCGCCTCGTGGTCGCATTAAACCTAACCGTGAGTCGCGAGAACGCCGATTTCGTTCGCGATCCGTAACGAGCCGGGAGTACCGTACCGATCCACGCGAGAAATTTACCGATACACAAGGATGACGCACGGTAACGCGATATTTCTGCTGGTACAACTTTCCGTGCTGTTGCATGGCTGCAACACGGGTGAGTGAAAAGaagtaaaagaaaaaatgacGAAAGCGAGAGTATTAACCCAGTACGCGTGCAACGAATTCTTTCTGCGTTAGGCTTTGCATTAAACTCTAAAAGGGGTTACTCTTGGCGCAATAGATTATTATTATCGTCGACGAGCAATAATCCATCGTCGTTCTTTCTAGAAACGATTATAACGGCGCACAATGATTTCGAATTCGGTAACGTCGATCTGGAGATAGTCGACGAGATAAATTGGAGGGAGCATCCCTGTCGGAGGGATTGCAAAGACGGTGCACCCTCGATGGAGTGCCATTACGTCTTTAAATTGGAGTCGTACAAGACGA of the Colletes latitarsis isolate SP2378_abdomen chromosome 9, iyColLati1, whole genome shotgun sequence genome contains:
- the Gale gene encoding UDP-galactose 4'-epimerase; this encodes MLRQKSTRNTSRRNSPVGYGLLGSPCCHHEKTMTNKSWNVLVTGGAGYIGSHTVLELLQADFKVVVIDNFSNAYKGNNDSKAECLVRVEKITNKKITFIRCDITNINELRDVFKEYTFHCVIHFAALKAVGESCEKPLEYYETNVGGTLNLLKVMIEHNVKRLIYSSSATVYGTPEKLPLGENMNTGNCTNPYGKTKYMVEEILKDLCISDKAWSIVSLRYFNPVGAHSSGQIGEDPNGIPNNLMPYIAQVSVGKREMLYVYGNDYDTPDGTGVRDYIHIMDLAAGHVKAMIYQKTRNPTGFKAINLGTGKGYSVLEVIHAFEKASGRKIPYKIVDRRPGDIAASYADASIANKELGWQATKNIDDMCIDTWNWQQNNPNGYKS
- the Med4 gene encoding mediator complex subunit 4, which produces MASGKSTREVLLSLIDDIELITKEMIENTIAQKLSKLSSEEHAQLTELLIAKDDELKATLKRAAEQAKINLKMEALKVEVERQDQDIRQLQQQLKEAEQILATAIYQAKQKLQSIARANKRPVPSEELIKYAHRISASNAICAPLTWQQGDPRRPYPTDIEMRLGYLGRLSDLPLNGQMLGSHPGIPADLHRAGHPVGEPPVSQANQFAWHPSGEIHMSVSGQGSVAMNTHKQETEDVEVMSTDSSSSSSSDSQ
- the LOC143345602 gene encoding SAC3 domain-containing protein 1, producing the protein MTDIIQGTCLLMCPEKERWMREKEGLLHRFEIDESTKANKRPKADPMKTVKCFGRPAAGLVMTDPDQLRPAPVLLSTIRYLFTRIATRSDVDWIIVYDFIFDRLRAVRQDVAIQRIDIFTSIRIFELIVRFLVYSAQRLCDRSIYEFNPKINYQHLSECITHLLVLYDDNDLNDKGDCLELDRCMEKLSLNDNRQQMEALYILLNMGNVEALRRALNLPSNLRKSSDVQLSMKISFAWYLKNYARVCSLIQQLSPLLACAAITNLQIIRKTALQIMSSGYNSKVLTFPGLKLQEILLYKDIEKVRADCELFGLTFTEQNILFQKTNFKNEVQSTNPEMYYTHQSLHNFLPQILLKSM